CCAGTATCCTGGCTCTTCGGTCGCGCGTACGTCCGCGATCCACGCTGCCCGGGAACACCGAAGGGCAGCGTCCCCCGAGCTCACCAGATCGAAAGCAGGAATGGCCCTGAACGCCCGCCTCGACCACCGCAACCCTCTCGTGTTCGACACACACGAGCTGGGACGGCGTCCTGGTGCGCTGCAGCGCCTGACCCGCACGGTCGACGCTCCCAGGGACCTCGGTATCCAGGGAGTCATCGGAGTGCCGGAAGGCGCCCCGGTGGAGCTCGGACTCCGTCTGGAGTCGGTCATGGAAGGGGTGCTCGTCACAGGCACCGCCCGTGCCGTCGCCGAGGGGGAGTGCGTAAGGTGTCTGGAGCCGCTCGAGCAGGAGCTCGAAGCGGAGTTCCAGGAGATGTTCTCGTACCCTGACGCCGACGACCGGGGCCGCGTGATCGCGGAACCGGGCGACGACGCCGAGGACGACGAGGACAGGCTCTTCCTCGAGGACGGCTTGTTCGACCTCGAGCCCGTGCTGCGTGATGCGGTGGTGCTCGCACTGCCGATGCAGCCGGTGTGCCGGGAAGACTGCCCCGGTCTGTGCGCCGAGTGCGGCGCGCGGCTGGCGGACGACCCGGACCACCACCACGACGCCGTCGACATCCGTTGGGCGGCATTGCAGGGACTCGCCGGCACCATGAAGGACGGCGAGAAGGACGAGATGAGCGGCGCCGAAGCGGAAGCGGGCGTCGACGAGAAGCAGGAGAAGTAGCCGTGGCTGTTCCGAAGCGGAAGATGTCGCGCAGCAACACGCGCCACCGCCGGTCGCAGTGGAAGGCTGCGGTCCCCACCCTGGTTGCGTGCGAGCGCTGCCACGAGCCCAAGCAGCAGCACATCGCGTGCCCGTCTTGCGGCACCTACAACAAGCGCCAGGTCCTCGAGGTCTGAGCGGCTGGTGAGAGGCACTGTGTCCACGCCTAAGAACAAGTCTTCCCGTGCGAGCGGGAGTGCTCCGGCGGACAACCAGGCCTCGTCCCACACGCTTCTGGAAGGGCGGCTCGGCTACAAGCTCGAGTCCGCCCTTCTGGTGCGCGCACTGACCCACCGGTCGTACGCATACGAGAACGGCGGTCTGCCGACCAACGAGCGTCTGGAGTTCCTCGGGGACTCCGTCCTCGGCCTCGTGGTCACGGACACGCTGTACCGCACCCACCCCGACCTCCCAGAAGGCCAGCTGGCCAAGCTGCGGGCCGCGGTGGTCAACTCGCGTGCGCTCGCCGAAGTGGGCCGAGGGCTCGACCTGGGCTCCTTCATCCGGCTCGGCCGGGGCGAAGAGGGCACGGGCGGCCGGGACAAGGCGTCCATCCTCGCCGACACGCTGGAAGCGGTGATCGGCGCGGTCTACCTCGACCAGGGACTGGACTCGGCGGCGGAGCTGGTGCACCGCCTGTTCGACCCCCTGATCGAAAAGTCTTCGAACCTCGGAGCCGGCCTGGACTGGAAGACCAGTCTCCAGGAGCTCACCGCGACCGAGGGGCTCGGTGTTCCCGAGTACCTGGTCACGGAGACCGGCCCCGACCATGAGAAGACCTTCACTGCTGCCGCCCGCGTCGGAGGCGTCTCGTACGGCACCGGCACCGGCCGCAGCAAGAAGGAGGCGGAGCAGCAGGCCGCCGAGTCCGCATGGCGGTCCATCCGCGCCGCGGCGGACGAGCGTGCCAAGGCGGCGAAGGCCGCCGAGGAGACGCAGACGGCAGCTGCTCAGGCCGCCCGGACGGTCACCGACGGCCCCGCCGACGGCTGACCGCCGCCGCCCCTTTCCGGGGGCGGCACGCACAGCGCACCCGAGCGCCCGCCCCTGCCCGGGGCGGGCGCTCGCGTCATCCACAGCCATGTGACGGGGGACCCCATGCCCGAGTTGCCCGAGGTCGAGGTCGTACGGCGCGGTCTCGAGCGGTGGGTCGCCCACCGGACCGTCGCCGAGGCCGAGGTGCTGCACCCGCGCGCGGTGCGCCGCCACATCGCCGGCGCCGACGACTTCGCGCACCGCCTGAAGGGCCACCGCATCGGCGTCCCCAGCCGCCGCGGCAAGTACCTGTGGCTGCCCCTGGAGGACACCGACCAGTCGGTCCTGGCCCACCTCGGCATGAGCGGCCAGCTGCTGGTGCAGCCGCACACGGCACCGGACGAGAAGCACCTGCGCATCCGCGTCCGCTTCACGGACGCCCTGGACACCGAACTCCGCTTCGTCGACCAGCGCACCTTCGGCGGCCTCTCGCTGCACGAGACCACCCCTGACGGCCTGCCCGACGTCATCGCGCACATCGCCCGGGACCCGCTCGACGAGCTCTTCGACGACGAGGCGTTCCACCAGGCGCTGCGCCGCAAGCGGTCCACGATCAAGCGGGCCCTGCTGGACCAGTCGCTGATCAGCGGCGTCGGCAACATCTACGCGGACGAGGCCCTGTGGCGCGCCCGCATCCACTACGAGCGCCCGACCGCCGGCTTCTCGCGCCCGCGCACCCTCGCGCTCCTGGGCCATGTGCGGGACGTGATGAACGCGGCTCTCTCCGTGGGCGGCACCAGCTTCGACAGCCTGTACGTCAACGTCAACGGCGAGTCGGGGTACTTCGACCGGTCCCTCGACGCGTACGGCCGTGAGGGCCTGCCCTGCCGGCGCTGCGGCACGCCCATGCGGCGGCGGCCCTGGATGAACCGGTCGAGCTACTACTGCCCGAAGTGCCAGCGACCGCCGCGGATCACGCCCTAGCGGAGTCGTACCGCTCGCGCGCGGCCAGCACCTCGTCCATGCTGCCCTCCACGAAGTGGATCAGGGCGAGCAGCCGCTCGGCCACCTGGCGCCCCAGCGGCGTCAGTTCGTAGTCCACCCGGGGCGGGTTGGTCGGCTGGGCCTCGCGGTGGACGAGGCCGTCGCGCTCCAGGGCGTGCAGCGTCTGGGACAGCATCTTCTCGCTCACCCCGTCGACCCGGCGGCGCAACTCGTTGAAGCGCAGCGAGCCCTCGTACAGGGCGCCGAGCGTGAGGCCGCCCCAGCGGCCCATGACGTGCTCCAGCGTGCCGCGCGACGGACAGGCCTTGGCGAACACGTTGTACGGGAGGTCGCCGAGCCCCTCCGTGAGCTCCTGGGTGGTGGTCATAGGCTCAGCCTACGCCAGCACAGCGCTAACCGACAGGTTGCACTTACTGGGAGTTAGTGCAACCTGTTGGGCCGTGCGAGGGACAGAGGCCGACCGGTCAGAACCGGGCCGGTCCCTTGTAGTCCCAGTTGTCCACCAGGGACGGAATCTGGGTCCAGGTGACGACGAGTACTACCAGAAGGGCCAAGGACAGAAGCCAGGTGAATTTCCATCGGCGAGACACCGCTGTCGCGGCCAGCAGAAAGAGGGCGGAGAACAGGAGAATGAGGTTGGCTCCGGCGACGTCGTCAGGATCACTGGTGGGCCCCACTTCCTCGCCCACGAACGGAATGCTCATGACCAACCAGAACAGCGCGACAAAGTAAAGAATTGTCGCGAATATCGCCCTGAACCACAGGCCTCCTCGACTTTCGGGGAGAATCATCAGCCTTTGCTTTCGTTCGACTGAACGGACCTCACGCGGTCGGGGAAGGCCTGCTCGGCCTGCTCGGTTCGCTGCTGACGGATGAAGGCGTGCGCCATCCGAAAGAGGCCCGCGACAACCTCCAGCGACTTCCCCGGCCGGCTCGGCCGCCTAAAGGGCCCGGTCTGCCGCGACCCATGCCGCGTCAGGCCTGGCGGACGAACGCGGCTTCGATGCTGGAGAGCAGAGTGGAAAACCTCTCGCTGAGTGCCGCGTACTTCGAGGCGTGAGCGAGATCCCACACTTCATCAACCTGAGCCCGTAGTTCATCCGCGGATGCCGTTGCTTCGGCGGAGAGCAGAGTTATCTCAGTAACCGAAGTTCTGCGTCCACCAGGGACCGCCGGAGCCGAGTTCGACGCCGACGCCCAGCGTCTTGAAGTCGCAGTTCAGTATGTTGGCGCGGTGGCCGGGGCTGTTCATCCAGGCGTCCATCACGGCCGCGGCGTCGGCCTGGCCGCGGGCGATGTTCTCGCCGCCGAGGTTGGATATCCCGGCCTTCTCGGCCCGGTCCCAGGGGGTGCTGCCGTCCGGGTCGGTGTGGTCGAAGAAGCCCCGCGCGGCCATGTCCTCGCTGTAGCTCTGGGCCAGCCCCGCCAGAGCGCTGCTGGCGGTGACCGGGCTGCAGCCCACCTTGGCCCGCTCCTCGTTCACGAGGCTGAGGACCTGGGCCGCCGCGGCGGACTCCCCGGACGGGGCGGCGGGGGCGCTGGGCTTCTTCGGCGCCTTCGTGGCCGTACGGGAGGGCGTGTCGTCCGGCTTCTGGCTCGGAGTGGCCGCCGGCGCCTTCTTCTCCGGGGTCTTCTCCTGCGTCTTCTCCGGCTTCTCCGGCGTCTTCGTCGGCGCGGCCGACGACTCCGGGGCGGACGGCGACGGGGAGCCGGAACGCTCGGCGTCACGGCTGGTCGGCGCCTCGTCCCGGCTGTCGGCGCTGCCGGAGGTGCCGCCCTGCTCGACCGGGGTGTTCGTCGGGGTGTTTCCGGCCTGGACCTTGTCGGTCCCGCCGCCTCCGCCGAGCTTGTAGTTGTCGAGGCCGGGCACGGCGCCGGTGGCGACCGCGACCGTGCCGAGGGCGACGGCGGCGGAGACACCGAGCAGGCCGGTGCGCACGGGCCGGGCGGTCTTCTTGCGGCGGCGGTGCGAACCGGCCCGCCGGGCGCCGCCGTCGGGCGTGAAGCCGTCGCCTCCGAAGCCGTCGTTCCCGAATCCGTCGCCTCCGAATCCGTCGCCTCCGAATCCGTCGCTCGCGAAGACCGCCGTGTCGTCGTAGCGGTCACCCGCGGCAGACGCCTCGGTCCCGAACAGGTAGGCCTCGGTCTTCGCGTAGCTGCCGGCGTACGCCTCCGGGTTCAGATAGGGCGCGATGCCCATCGTCGGGGCGTCGTCCACGGTGGGGTACAGCGGATCGTGACCCTCCGCGAAGCCGTCGGGGTGGGTGATTCCCGTGGCGCGGCCCGTGGCGGCGCGTCCGGCGTCCGAGCGTCGGTGGCGTCCCATGTCCTGGCCTTCCTCGTCCTGGCGGTCGACTCGTCCTCGAGATCAACACCAAACTCACTCGATCGTGTGAGTTTCATATGAGATTCGTTGAGGGGGGACGGTACCGCATGGCGCAAGTGGAGGAAGTGCCCGGAGAGAGATTGGGCGGTTAGGTTGCAGTCATGAGCGAGGATGTGCGACTGGTCGCCTGGGTGCGTGGACGCGTCCAAGGTGTGGGTTTCCGCTGGTTCACGCGGGCCAAGGCGTTGGAGATCGGCGGCCTGAGTGGCTTTGCTCTCAATTTGGGCGACGGGCGGGTCCAAGTGGTCGCCGAGGGCGGGCGCGAAGGCTGCGAAGGGCTGCTGGAGTGGCTCCACGGTGACGACACGCCCGGACGCGTGGACGGCGTCACCGAGATCTGGGACACACCTCGCGGCGGCTACGACGGCTTCGCCATCCGGTGATCACTCGCGCCGGGCGGCCCCAGGGGCCGCCCGCGGACGGGGCGCAGGCGGCCGCCGCGGACGGAAACTTGCTGGTGATTGCCAGAACCGCTTGCCTTGGCCCGCTCCACACGCAAGGATGATCGCCACGCCCCGAGGGCCCCGCAGAAGCCGCAGTACGGCCGTTCCAGGCCGCGCGTGCCCGGGTCGCCCCCCAATACGGGGCGTGATCGTGTTGACCGTCAAACTTTTTGGTGAGACGCTGAAAGCCCCGCGCACCTTAGCTGTTTGGCATGGCTGAACGGCAGCACAACTCCAGGCCCTGCCAAGACCGCGGGTGCGAATCCCTCACGACCCACACCGCAGCGGTCGGTCACGCATTGTGGAGGACCATCCATCATGGCAAAGGCGCTTCTCGGTTACGTCGGCGGCTCCGACCCTCGACTCCTCGCCGAGATGCGACGGCTCCAGCAGCGCGTCCAGGACCTGGAATCCGAGCTCGGACGAATCCAGGCGGAGAACGAAGCGCTGACGGCTGCCGCTTCTCACGACAGGATCATGGAGAGCGTTGACGCACACCAGGCGGAGCCTGCGCTCACCTGATCACTGCACCGCTCCACACAGCACAGCAGTGGTTGGGCCGCCCGTCACAACCGCCTAGTTGTCAGAAGTGCAAGGGACGCCCTGTCGGCGTCCCTTCTTTCTTGCCCCCGCATCCTTTCACCGTCTTCAACGTCTGATGTGCCCTGCGCGTTCAACGGCGAAACCGCGGGTTCATGGAGTGAGACCAACCCGGGCGGTAGAGTCCGGCGGCGTGCACCTCAAGGCCCTGACCCTCCGCGGGTTCAAGTCGTTCGCCTCGGCGACCACCCTCCGGTTCGAGCCGGGGATCACGTGCGTCGTCGGACCGAACGGCTCGGGCAAGTCCAACGTCGTCGACGCGCTCAGCTGGGTCATGGGCGAGCAGGGCGCCAAATCGCTGCGCGGCGGCAAGATGGAGGACGTCATCTTCGCCGGCACCACCGGCCGCCCCCCGCTGGGCCGCGCCGAGGTGTCCCTGACCATCGACAACTCCGACGGGGCCCTGCCCATCGAGTACGCCGAGGTCACCATCACGCGGATCATGTTCCGCAACGGCGGCAGCGAGTACCAGATCAACGGCGACACCTGCCGCCTCCTCGACATCCAGGAACTCCTCTCCGACTCCGGCATCGGCCGCGAGATGCACGTCATCGTCGGCCAGGGCCAGCTCGACTCCGTGCTGCACGCCGACCCCATGGGCCGCCGCGCCTTCATCGAGGAGGCCGCCGGCGTCCTCAAGCACCGCAAGCGCAAAGAGAAGGCGCTGCGCAAGCTGGACGCGATGCAGGCCAACCTTGCGCGCGTGCAGGACCTCACCGACGAGCTCAGACGGCAGCTCAAGCCCCTCGGCCGCCAGGCCGCCGTCGCCCGCAGGGCCGCCGTCATCCAGGCCGACCTGCGCGACGCCCGCCTGCGCCTGCTGGCCGACGACCTCGTACGGCTCCGGGACGCCCTCAAGGCCGAGGTCGCCGACGAGGCCGCGCTGAAGGAGCGCAAGGAGTCCGCCGAGCAGGACCTGCGCAAGGCGCAACAGCGCGAGGCCCTCCTGGAGGACGAGGTCCGGCAGCTCACGCCGCGGCTCCAGCGCGCCCAGCAGACCTGGCACGAGCTCTCCCAGCTCGCCGAACGGGTGCGCGGCACCATCTCGCTGGCCGACGCCCGGGTGAAGAGCGCCACCTCCGCGCCCCCCGAGGAGCGGCGCGGCCGCGACCCCGAGGACATGGAACGCGAGGCCGCCCGCATCCGTGAGCAGGAGGCCGAGCTGGAGGCGGCCCTGGAGGCGGCCGAACGCGCCCTGGAGGACACGGTCGCCCACCGCGCCGAGCTGGAACGCGCGCTCATCCAGGAGGAGCGGCGCCTGAAAGACGCCGCCCGCGCCATCGCCGACCGGCGCGAGGGCCTGGCCCGGCTCAGCGGCCAGGTCAACGCCGCCCGCTCCCGCGCTGCCTCCGCCCAGGCCGAGATCGAACGCCTGGCCGCCGCCCGCGACGAGGCGCAGGAACGTGCCGTCGCCGCCCAGGAGGAGTACGAGGCCCTCAAAACCGAGGTCGACGGCCTCGACGCCGGCGACGCCGACCTCGCCGAACAGCACGAGGCCGCGAAGCAGCAGCTCGCCGACGCGGAGGCCGCCCTCACGGCCGCCCGCGAGGCCGCCACGGCCGCGGAACGGGGGCGCGCCGCCACCCAGGCCCGGCACGAGGCCCTGGCCCTCGGCCTGCGCCGCAAGGACGGCACCGGAATACTGCTCGCGGCGAAGGACCGCCTCTCCGGCCTGCTCGGCCCTGCGGCGGAACTCCTGACGGTGACTCCCGGCTACGAGGTCGCCGTGGCAGCAGCGTTCGGTGTTGCCGCTGACGCGTTGGCCGTCACCAGCCCTTCGGCGGCGGCCGAGGCCATCCGCATGCTGCGAAAGCAGGACGGAGGCCGGGCAACTCTGCTCTTGGCAGGAGCTGCCGACCCCAGGGGCGCGGGAAACCGCGCGACCAGCACCGAAGGACCCGCAGACGCACGACACCCCTGTGCGGCAGACCTGGTCCGCGGCCCCGACGACCTCATGCCGACCGTACGCCGGCTCCTGCACGACATCGTCATCGTCGGCACCCTCGAAGACGCCGAAGACCTCGTCTACACCCACCCCGGCCTCACCGCCGTCACCGCCGAAGGCGACCTCCTCGGCACCCACTTCGCCCACGGTGGCTCCGCCGGCGCCCCCAGCCTTCTCGAAGTGCAGGCCTCCGTCGACGAGGCCGCCGCCGAACTGGAAGAGCTGGCGGTGCGCTGCGAGGAGCTGACCGGGGCCCAGCACGAGGCCGTCGAACGGCGCAAGGAGTGCGCCGCGCTCGTCGAGGACGTGGGGGAGCGGCGCCGGGCCGCCGACCGGGAGAAGTCGGCCGTCGCCCAGCAGCTCGGCCGCCTCGCCGGACAGGCACGGGGCGCCGCGGGGGAGGCCGAGCGGTCCACCGCCGCCGCGGCCCGGGCGCAGGAGGCCCTCGACCGGGCGCTCGAAGAGGTCGGGGAACTCGCCGAGCGGCTCGCCGTCGCCGAGGAGATGCCGATCGAGGAGGAGCCCGACACCTCCGCCCGGGACCGGCTCGCCGCCGACGGAGCCAACGCCCGCCAGACCGAGATGGAGGCCCGCCTCCAGGCCCGTACGCACGAGGAACGGGTCAAGGGACTGGCCGGGCGGGCCGACTCGCTCGACCGGGCCGCCCGCGCCGAACGCGAGGCACGCGCGCGTGCCGAGCAGCGACGGGCCCGGCTGCGGCACGAGGCGGCCGTCGCCGAGGCCGTCGGCTCGGGTGCGCGGCAGCTGCTCGCGCACGTCGAGGTCTCCCTGGCCCGTGCCGACGAGGAGCGCACCGCCGCCGAGGCCGCGAAGGCCCGCCGGGAGCAGGAACTCGCCCGCGCCCGCACCGAGGGGCGCGATCTCAAGGCCGAGCTCGACAAGTTGACGGATTCGGTCCACCGCGGAGAGGTACTCGGCGCCGAGAAGCGGCTGCGCATCGAGCAGCTGGAGACCAAGGCGCTGGAGGAGCTGGGTGTCGAACCGGCCGGACTGGTGGCGGAGTACGGTCCGCACCAGCTCGTGCCGCCCTCGCCCCCCGCCGAGGGGGAGGAGCTGCCGGAGGACCCGGAGCACCCGCGCAACCGGCCCCGGCCGTATCTCCGGGCCGAGCAGGAGAAGCGCCTCAAGGCCGCCGAGCGTGCCTACCAGCAGCTCGGCAAGGTGAACCCGCTCGCCCTGGAGGAGTTCGCCGCGCTGGAGGAACGCCACCAGTTCCTCAGCGAGCAGCTCGAGGACCTCAAGAAGACCCGGGCGGATCTCCTGCAGGTGGTGAAGGAGGTCGACGAGCGGGTCGAGCAGGTCTTCACCGAGGCCTATCGCGACACGGCCCGGGAGTTCGAGGGCGTCTTCAGCCGGCTGTTCCCCGGCGGCGAGGGGCGGCTGATCCTGACCGACCCCGACAACATGCTCACCACGGGCGTGGACGTCGAGGCGCGTCCGCCGGGCAAGAAGGTCAAGCGGCTGTCGCTGCTCTCGGGCGGGGAACGGTCGCTGACCGCCGTGGCGATGCTCGTGTCGATCTTCAAGGCGCGGCCCAGCCCGTTCTACGTCATGGACGAGGTCGAGGCCGCCCTCGACGACACCAATCTCCAGCGGCTGATCCGGATCATGCAGGAGCTCCAGGAGGCCTCCCAGCTGATCGTGATCACCCACCAGAAGCGCACGATGGAGGTCGCCGACGCGCTCTACGGCGTCTCCATGCAGGGCGACGGTGTGTCGAAGGTCATCAGCCAGCGCCTGCGCTAGACACGTGTGGTCTACACCGGTCTCACCTGCGGCCCTTCACTACTTCAACACTTGAACACACAGCCACCACACCCCTGGCTCAGATCCAGAGTGATTGCCCTATTGACTTCGAAACTTGAAGGCATAGTCTCTGCAACGTTGCTTTTACCTTCAGGTACCTTCAGGTGGACCTCGAAGGGCTGATTCCCCTCCGGCAGCGTTGCCGGTGGCCCGAGGAGTACACGTGACCAGCACAGCGCAGGCACCCCAGTCAGGAGCCAGGACGGCTCACCCCGATCATCTCGGGCACGTCATCTTCATCGCGGCGGCGGCCGCGATGGGCGGTTTCCTCTTCGGCTACGACAGCTCCGTGATCAACGGCGCCGTCGAGGCCATCCGCGGCCGCTACGACGTCGGCTCCGCAGCCCTGGCCCAGGTCATCGCCATCGCCCTCATCGGCTGCGCCGTCGGCGCAGCCACCGCCGGCCGTATAGCCGACCGCATCGGCCGTATCCGGTGCATGCAGATCGCCGCGGTCCTCTTCACGGTCAGCGCCGTCGGCTCGGCGCTGCCCTTCGCCCTGTGGGACCTCGCCTTCTGGCGCGTCGTCGGCGGCTTCGCCATCGGCATGGCCTCCGTGATCGGCCCGGCCTACATCGCCGAGGTCGCCCCGCCCGCCTACCGCGGCCGGCTCGGCTCCTTCCAGCAGGCCGCGATCGTCATCGGCATCGCCGTGTCGCAGCTGGTCAACTGGGGCCTGCTGAACGCCGCCGACGGCGACCAGCGCGGCAAGCTGATGGGCCTGGAGGCCTGGCAGGTCATGCTCGGCGTCATGGTCATCCCGGCCGTCCTCTACGGGCTGCTCTCCTTCGCCATCCCCGAGTCCCCGCGCTTCCTGATCTCCGTCGGCAAGCACGAGCGCGCCCGGGAGATCCTCGCCGAGGTCGAGGGCAAGGACGTCGACCTGGACGCCCGTGTCGCCGAGATCGAGGGCGCCATGAAGAGCGAGCACAAGTCGAGCTTCAAGGACCTGCTCGGCGGCAGCTTCTTCTTCAAGCCGATCGTCTGGGTCGGCATCGGCCTGTCGGTCTTCCAGCAGTTCGTCGGCATCAACGTCGCGTTCTACTACTCCTCGACGCTGTGGCAGTCGGTCGGCGTCGACCCCGCCGACTCGTTCTTCTACTCCTTCACCACGTCGATCATCAACATCGTCGGCACCGTCGTCGCGATGATCTTCGTCGACCGTATCGGACGCAGGCCGCTCGCGATCATCGGCTCGGTCGGCATGGTCGTCGGCCTGGCGCTGGAGGCCTGGGCGTTCTCGTACCACCTCGTCGACGGCAAGCTGCCGGCCGCGCAGGGCTGGATCGCCCTGATCGCCGCGCACCTCTTCGTCCTCTTCTTCGCCCTGTCCTGGGGCGCGGTCGTCTGGGTCATGCTCGGCGAGATGTTCCCGAACCGGATCCGTGCCGCCGCGCTGGGCGTGGCCGCCGCCGCGCAGTGGATCGCCAACTGGGCCATCACCGCGAGCTTCCCGTCGCTGGCCGACTGGAACCTCTCCGCGACGTACGTGATCTACACCGCGTTCGCCGCGCTGTCGATCCCGTTCGTCCTGAAGTTCGTCAAGGAGACCAAGGGCAAGGCCCTGGAGGAGATGGGCTAGGCCCGTCCCGAGACTCGGGGGGAAGGGCCAAAGTCCCCGCTGCCCCTCTCCCCGTAACCCGCCGCCGCCCCGGTTCGGCCACTGCCCGAGCCGGGGCGGCGGTCTGTCGTCTCAC
The Streptomyces tuirus genome window above contains:
- a CDS encoding winged helix-turn-helix transcriptional regulator — translated: MTTTQELTEGLGDLPYNVFAKACPSRGTLEHVMGRWGGLTLGALYEGSLRFNELRRRVDGVSEKMLSQTLHALERDGLVHREAQPTNPPRVDYELTPLGRQVAERLLALIHFVEGSMDEVLAARERYDSARA
- a CDS encoding acylphosphatase, with translation MSEDVRLVAWVRGRVQGVGFRWFTRAKALEIGGLSGFALNLGDGRVQVVAEGGREGCEGLLEWLHGDDTPGRVDGVTEIWDTPRGGYDGFAIR
- the rnc gene encoding ribonuclease III, with the protein product MRGTVSTPKNKSSRASGSAPADNQASSHTLLEGRLGYKLESALLVRALTHRSYAYENGGLPTNERLEFLGDSVLGLVVTDTLYRTHPDLPEGQLAKLRAAVVNSRALAEVGRGLDLGSFIRLGRGEEGTGGRDKASILADTLEAVIGAVYLDQGLDSAAELVHRLFDPLIEKSSNLGAGLDWKTSLQELTATEGLGVPEYLVTETGPDHEKTFTAAARVGGVSYGTGTGRSKKEAEQQAAESAWRSIRAAADERAKAAKAAEETQTAAAQAARTVTDGPADG
- a CDS encoding YceD family protein, producing the protein MALNARLDHRNPLVFDTHELGRRPGALQRLTRTVDAPRDLGIQGVIGVPEGAPVELGLRLESVMEGVLVTGTARAVAEGECVRCLEPLEQELEAEFQEMFSYPDADDRGRVIAEPGDDAEDDEDRLFLEDGLFDLEPVLRDAVVLALPMQPVCREDCPGLCAECGARLADDPDHHHDAVDIRWAALQGLAGTMKDGEKDEMSGAEAEAGVDEKQEK
- the rpmF gene encoding 50S ribosomal protein L32, whose translation is MAVPKRKMSRSNTRHRRSQWKAAVPTLVACERCHEPKQQHIACPSCGTYNKRQVLEV
- a CDS encoding CAP domain-containing protein, translating into MGRHRRSDAGRAATGRATGITHPDGFAEGHDPLYPTVDDAPTMGIAPYLNPEAYAGSYAKTEAYLFGTEASAAGDRYDDTAVFASDGFGGDGFGGDGFGNDGFGGDGFTPDGGARRAGSHRRRKKTARPVRTGLLGVSAAVALGTVAVATGAVPGLDNYKLGGGGGTDKVQAGNTPTNTPVEQGGTSGSADSRDEAPTSRDAERSGSPSPSAPESSAAPTKTPEKPEKTQEKTPEKKAPAATPSQKPDDTPSRTATKAPKKPSAPAAPSGESAAAAQVLSLVNEERAKVGCSPVTASSALAGLAQSYSEDMAARGFFDHTDPDGSTPWDRAEKAGISNLGGENIARGQADAAAVMDAWMNSPGHRANILNCDFKTLGVGVELGSGGPWWTQNFGY
- a CDS encoding sugar porter family MFS transporter, whose translation is MTSTAQAPQSGARTAHPDHLGHVIFIAAAAAMGGFLFGYDSSVINGAVEAIRGRYDVGSAALAQVIAIALIGCAVGAATAGRIADRIGRIRCMQIAAVLFTVSAVGSALPFALWDLAFWRVVGGFAIGMASVIGPAYIAEVAPPAYRGRLGSFQQAAIVIGIAVSQLVNWGLLNAADGDQRGKLMGLEAWQVMLGVMVIPAVLYGLLSFAIPESPRFLISVGKHERAREILAEVEGKDVDLDARVAEIEGAMKSEHKSSFKDLLGGSFFFKPIVWVGIGLSVFQQFVGINVAFYYSSTLWQSVGVDPADSFFYSFTTSIINIVGTVVAMIFVDRIGRRPLAIIGSVGMVVGLALEAWAFSYHLVDGKLPAAQGWIALIAAHLFVLFFALSWGAVVWVMLGEMFPNRIRAAALGVAAAAQWIANWAITASFPSLADWNLSATYVIYTAFAALSIPFVLKFVKETKGKALEEMG
- the smc gene encoding chromosome segregation protein SMC, producing MHLKALTLRGFKSFASATTLRFEPGITCVVGPNGSGKSNVVDALSWVMGEQGAKSLRGGKMEDVIFAGTTGRPPLGRAEVSLTIDNSDGALPIEYAEVTITRIMFRNGGSEYQINGDTCRLLDIQELLSDSGIGREMHVIVGQGQLDSVLHADPMGRRAFIEEAAGVLKHRKRKEKALRKLDAMQANLARVQDLTDELRRQLKPLGRQAAVARRAAVIQADLRDARLRLLADDLVRLRDALKAEVADEAALKERKESAEQDLRKAQQREALLEDEVRQLTPRLQRAQQTWHELSQLAERVRGTISLADARVKSATSAPPEERRGRDPEDMEREAARIREQEAELEAALEAAERALEDTVAHRAELERALIQEERRLKDAARAIADRREGLARLSGQVNAARSRAASAQAEIERLAAARDEAQERAVAAQEEYEALKTEVDGLDAGDADLAEQHEAAKQQLADAEAALTAAREAATAAERGRAATQARHEALALGLRRKDGTGILLAAKDRLSGLLGPAAELLTVTPGYEVAVAAAFGVAADALAVTSPSAAAEAIRMLRKQDGGRATLLLAGAADPRGAGNRATSTEGPADARHPCAADLVRGPDDLMPTVRRLLHDIVIVGTLEDAEDLVYTHPGLTAVTAEGDLLGTHFAHGGSAGAPSLLEVQASVDEAAAELEELAVRCEELTGAQHEAVERRKECAALVEDVGERRRAADREKSAVAQQLGRLAGQARGAAGEAERSTAAAARAQEALDRALEEVGELAERLAVAEEMPIEEEPDTSARDRLAADGANARQTEMEARLQARTHEERVKGLAGRADSLDRAARAEREARARAEQRRARLRHEAAVAEAVGSGARQLLAHVEVSLARADEERTAAEAAKARREQELARARTEGRDLKAELDKLTDSVHRGEVLGAEKRLRIEQLETKALEELGVEPAGLVAEYGPHQLVPPSPPAEGEELPEDPEHPRNRPRPYLRAEQEKRLKAAERAYQQLGKVNPLALEEFAALEERHQFLSEQLEDLKKTRADLLQVVKEVDERVEQVFTEAYRDTAREFEGVFSRLFPGGEGRLILTDPDNMLTTGVDVEARPPGKKVKRLSLLSGGERSLTAVAMLVSIFKARPSPFYVMDEVEAALDDTNLQRLIRIMQELQEASQLIVITHQKRTMEVADALYGVSMQGDGVSKVISQRLR
- the mutM gene encoding bifunctional DNA-formamidopyrimidine glycosylase/DNA-(apurinic or apyrimidinic site) lyase, with amino-acid sequence MPELPEVEVVRRGLERWVAHRTVAEAEVLHPRAVRRHIAGADDFAHRLKGHRIGVPSRRGKYLWLPLEDTDQSVLAHLGMSGQLLVQPHTAPDEKHLRIRVRFTDALDTELRFVDQRTFGGLSLHETTPDGLPDVIAHIARDPLDELFDDEAFHQALRRKRSTIKRALLDQSLISGVGNIYADEALWRARIHYERPTAGFSRPRTLALLGHVRDVMNAALSVGGTSFDSLYVNVNGESGYFDRSLDAYGREGLPCRRCGTPMRRRPWMNRSSYYCPKCQRPPRITP